One region of bacterium genomic DNA includes:
- a CDS encoding bifunctional precorrin-2 dehydrogenase/sirohydrochlorin ferrochelatase: MKYYPAFLDLRDRQVLVVGGGEIAQRKVAQLLEAGARVNVVSPTLTTALKRMVLKHAIRYRQAEFEGRDLDDVWLVIVATDDKPVNQRIAHIAEDRRVFCNVVDQTPLCSFLAPAIVERGNVLIAVSTGGSSPALAQRMRREIQSQIGPEYGQLADLMNRWRAFVMEKLPGQQNRAEVFHRMVESDILELLRSGRTEEAEQKTAEILQSFLRS; encoded by the coding sequence ATGAAGTACTACCCGGCGTTTTTAGACTTGCGGGACCGTCAAGTCCTGGTTGTGGGTGGCGGAGAGATTGCGCAGCGCAAAGTGGCGCAGTTGCTCGAAGCGGGAGCAAGGGTAAATGTGGTCAGTCCAACTTTAACAACTGCCCTGAAACGGATGGTGCTGAAGCATGCGATTCGCTATCGTCAGGCGGAGTTCGAGGGAAGAGATCTCGATGATGTCTGGTTGGTGATTGTCGCAACCGATGATAAACCAGTGAATCAACGCATCGCACATATTGCAGAAGACCGCCGCGTGTTTTGTAATGTCGTGGATCAAACTCCGCTCTGTTCGTTTCTTGCGCCGGCTATTGTCGAACGCGGGAATGTATTGATTGCTGTCTCAACAGGAGGAAGCAGCCCGGCTCTAGCTCAGCGAATGAGGCGCGAGATTCAGAGTCAGATTGGCCCGGAATATGGGCAGCTGGCCGATTTGATGAATCGATGGCGAGCTTTCGTAATGGAAAAGTTACCTGGGCAGCAAAATCGAGCCGAGGTGTTTCATCGCATGGTTGAATCAGACATCCTGGAACTGTTGCGGTCTGGCCGAACCGAAGAAGCGGAGCAAAAAACAGCAGAAATCCTTCAATCTTTTCTTCGCAGCTAG
- the cobA gene encoding uroporphyrinogen-III C-methyltransferase, whose translation MIATKPRGKVYLVGAGPGDPGLLTLKGCEVLKRCDAVIYDALVNTELLRYVSSDAERVFIGLAHDRSRLTQTEVDQLMIERAEKGKIVVRLKGGDPFLFGRGGEEAVALSEAGIPWEVVPGISAGHAVPAYAGIPLTHRSCASSVAFVTGHECASRYSSVAWNRIATAVDTIVVYMGVENLSRIVAGLIQGGRSPSTAVAVIESGTLRDQSLRVATLDSILETVADVPIKKPALIVIGEVVSLSHRLSAFASIYKSV comes from the coding sequence ATGATTGCGACAAAACCTCGCGGAAAAGTCTATCTGGTCGGAGCAGGACCGGGTGATCCTGGGCTGCTAACACTTAAAGGCTGTGAGGTGCTCAAACGATGTGATGCGGTGATCTACGATGCACTGGTCAATACTGAGTTGTTACGTTATGTTTCATCGGATGCGGAGCGAGTCTTTATCGGTCTCGCGCATGATCGCAGCCGGCTCACTCAAACGGAAGTGGATCAACTGATGATCGAGCGCGCGGAAAAGGGAAAGATCGTTGTTCGATTGAAAGGAGGTGATCCATTCCTCTTCGGTCGCGGTGGTGAGGAAGCAGTGGCACTTTCTGAAGCAGGGATCCCATGGGAAGTTGTGCCGGGAATCTCAGCCGGTCATGCTGTCCCGGCTTACGCCGGTATCCCTTTGACGCATCGCAGCTGCGCTTCGAGCGTCGCTTTCGTTACCGGCCATGAATGCGCTAGCCGTTATTCATCGGTGGCGTGGAATAGGATCGCCACGGCGGTTGATACGATTGTTGTTTATATGGGCGTCGAAAATCTCTCGCGTATTGTTGCTGGGCTGATTCAAGGCGGGCGATCACCGTCTACGGCCGTTGCGGTGATCGAGTCGGGCACACTCCGCGATCAGAGCCTTCGGGTTGCCACGCTAGACTCCATTCTTGAGACGGTAGCAGATGTTCCTATCAAAAAGCCGGCGCTGATTGTAATCGGGGAGGTGGTTTCCCTAAGCCACCGGCTTTCTGCCTTTGCCTCCATATATAAAAGCGTATGA